One window of Desulfovibrio subterraneus genomic DNA carries:
- a CDS encoding sigma-54-dependent Fis family transcriptional regulator: MNETSDSIKLTILAEIGSIIGRALRLESALHDILAILGTRLSMGHGSIVLLERDRGGVASCVSYDRTPRDQARRGWGGSDADIIRAVSKGQAFVIMEGQGTPLFLDGAVARRITRQKVALLGVPVFVHGREAGLLMVNRLFDSPLAMDADLAFLETVAGLVGQFVSLNDSVTEKVEALKRENAALRYRVSQDSQRTHMISRSPVMADVECLMEQAAASDTPVLLQGEDGVGRALLAGLIHDFSERARQPFVRIDCRAFSRPQGRQNWNGGRAPSQDSITSHFVERMEAAHEGTACLENVTLLPRDLQAKLLGVLQGQGIERPGTRLVRRVNVRVLALCGPDVAQLVQQGGVCPDLYDCLSGRMVIHVPPLRERREDVEAILNHLIAKAAREYGRHLRFGMDALEVLRRYEWPGNVREMEAVVESLVAMTDGGNISAGMLLPLLGAVEGARMGAKGGAVSPSLKDMERNEVVSALRRTGWIQYRAAEVLGITARQMGYKIKKFGLENMVASERARAR, encoded by the coding sequence ATGAACGAAACATCCGATTCCATAAAGCTCACGATACTGGCCGAAATTGGCAGCATCATCGGCAGGGCGCTCCGGTTGGAGAGCGCATTGCACGATATTCTTGCCATTCTGGGAACACGGCTTTCCATGGGACACGGCAGCATAGTTTTGCTGGAGCGTGACCGGGGAGGCGTCGCTTCATGCGTATCCTATGACCGGACCCCGCGCGATCAGGCCCGCAGAGGCTGGGGCGGGTCGGATGCAGACATCATCCGCGCCGTGTCCAAGGGGCAGGCCTTTGTCATCATGGAAGGACAGGGAACTCCCCTGTTTCTGGATGGTGCTGTTGCCCGTCGTATAACACGTCAGAAGGTGGCGCTGCTCGGAGTGCCTGTGTTCGTTCATGGTCGCGAAGCTGGGCTTCTGATGGTGAACAGGCTTTTCGATTCTCCTCTCGCGATGGATGCGGACCTTGCCTTTCTGGAAACCGTGGCCGGGCTTGTAGGGCAGTTTGTCAGCCTGAACGACTCTGTGACGGAGAAGGTGGAGGCGCTGAAGCGTGAAAACGCCGCTCTGCGGTATCGTGTTTCGCAGGATTCGCAGCGAACGCACATGATCTCGCGCAGTCCGGTCATGGCAGATGTGGAGTGCCTTATGGAACAGGCGGCCGCTTCGGATACCCCGGTGCTCCTGCAGGGTGAGGATGGAGTCGGGCGTGCTTTGCTGGCCGGTCTTATACATGATTTTTCCGAACGTGCACGCCAGCCGTTCGTCCGCATTGACTGCCGCGCGTTTTCCCGTCCGCAGGGGCGCCAGAACTGGAATGGCGGTAGGGCGCCCTCGCAGGACAGCATTACCAGCCATTTTGTCGAGCGGATGGAAGCTGCCCATGAAGGAACCGCATGTCTGGAAAATGTGACATTGCTCCCGCGTGACCTGCAGGCCAAGCTTCTGGGTGTGTTGCAGGGGCAGGGCATAGAGCGCCCCGGCACCCGCCTTGTGCGGCGTGTGAATGTGCGTGTGCTTGCCCTGTGCGGGCCTGATGTGGCGCAGCTTGTTCAGCAGGGCGGTGTTTGTCCCGATCTGTACGATTGCCTTTCCGGCAGAATGGTTATCCATGTTCCGCCTCTGCGGGAGCGCAGGGAGGATGTGGAAGCCATACTGAATCATCTCATCGCAAAGGCCGCTCGGGAATATGGCAGGCATCTGCGTTTCGGCATGGACGCACTTGAGGTGCTGCGCCGCTACGAGTGGCCCGGCAATGTGCGGGAGATGGAAGCAGTGGTTGAAAGCCTTGTGGCCATGACCGACGGCGGCAATATAAGCGCGGGTATGCTGCTGCCGCTTCTCGGTGCGGTGGAAGGTGCCCGCATGGGGGCCAAGGGGGGGGCTGTCAGCCCTTCGCTCAAGGATATGGAACGCAATGAAGTGGTGAGCGCGCTTCGCCGCACCGGCTGGATTCAGTACCGGGCAGCGGAGGTGCTGGGTATAACCGCGCGGCAGATGGGCTACAAGATCAAGAAGTTCGGCCTTGAGAACATGGTAGCCTCGGAGCGGGCCCGCGCACGCTGA
- a CDS encoding HAD family hydrolase: MKDRAILFDWGGTLMTSMPYYMGAGRGWSHVPAVEGVLDAVQALRSSWTIGLASNASESEDDEVRASLDTIGVGAFIDRIYTYRRVGRPKPWPDFWRYVLSDLGMQPSQVVMVGDNYMDDVWGAANVGMHAVWLNLGSPDVRKGDRYRTIHNYSELPGVLADMGFM, translated from the coding sequence ATGAAAGACAGAGCAATTTTGTTTGACTGGGGCGGGACGCTCATGACGTCCATGCCCTATTATATGGGAGCGGGAAGAGGCTGGTCGCATGTTCCAGCGGTGGAGGGAGTTCTTGATGCGGTTCAGGCGCTCCGTTCTTCGTGGACTATAGGGCTTGCTTCTAACGCATCGGAATCCGAAGACGACGAGGTACGTGCCTCACTCGATACCATCGGGGTGGGGGCGTTTATTGACAGAATCTATACTTACAGGCGTGTGGGCAGGCCCAAGCCGTGGCCCGACTTCTGGCGGTATGTGCTTTCTGATCTGGGAATGCAGCCTTCGCAGGTTGTCATGGTTGGCGACAACTACATGGACGACGTGTGGGGTGCGGCCAACGTGGGTATGCACGCCGTGTGGCTGAACCTTGGCTCGCCTGATGTGCGCAAGGGTGACCGCTACCGGACCATTCACAACTATTCGGAACTGCCTGGCGTGTTGGCCGACATGGGGTTCATGTAA